In Dromiciops gliroides isolate mDroGli1 chromosome 5, mDroGli1.pri, whole genome shotgun sequence, the following are encoded in one genomic region:
- the DAZL gene encoding deleted in azoospermia-like isoform X1, translating into MEAIYIKTFGFLNSAANPETPNSTISREASTQSSSATASQGYVLPEGKIMPNTVFVGGIDVRMDETEIRSFFARYGSVKEVKIITDRTGVSKGYGFVSFYNDVDVQKIVESQINFHGKKLKLGPAIRKQNLCAYHVQPRPLVFNPPPAPQFHSVWSNPNTETYMQPPAMMNPITQYVQAYPPYPNSPVQLITGYQLPIYNYQVPPQWPAGEQRSYVIPPAYTAVNYHCSEVDPGAEVLQTECSVHEVTQSSGNGQQKKSVDRSIQTVVSCLFNPETRLRNALVTQDDYFKDKRVHHFRRSRAVLKSV; encoded by the exons ATGGAAGCTATTTACATTAAAACATTTGGGTTTTTGAAT TCTGCTGCAAATCCTGAGACCCCAAACTCAACCATCTCAAGAGAAGCCAGCACCCAATCATCATCAGCCACGGCCAGCCAAGGATATGTTTTACCAGAAGGCAAAATCATGCCAAATACAGTCTTTGTTGGTGGAATTGATGTTAGG ATGGATGAAACAGAAATTAGAAGCTTCTTTGCTAGATATGGTTCGGTGAAAGAAGTGAAGATAATCACTGATCGAACTGGTGTGTCCAAAGG CTATGGATTTGTTTCGTTTTATAATGATGTGGATGTGCAGAAAATAGTAGAA tcaCAGATAAATTTCCATGGTAAAAAGTTGAAACTGGGACCGGCAATCAGGAAACAAAATTTAT gtgcCTATCACGTGCAGCCACGTCCTTTGGTTTTTAACCCTCCACCTGCACCACAGTTTCATAGTGTCTGGAGTAATCCAAACACAGAGACATATATGCAGCCTCCAGCTATGATGAACCCCATCACTCAGTATGTCCAG GCATATCCTCCTTACCCCAATTCACCCGTCCAACTCATCACTGGATATCAGCTGCCTATATATAACTatcag gtaCCTCCACAGTGGCCTGCTGGGGAACAAAGGAGTTATGTAATACCTCCG gCTTATACAGCTGTGAATTATCACTGCAGTGAAGTGGACCCAGGAGCTGAAGTCCTGCAGACAGAGTGCTCTGTCCATGAGGTCACACAGTCCTCCGGGAATGGCCAGCAAAAG AAATCTGTGGACCGAAGCATACAGACAGTGGTATCCTGTTTGTTTAATCCAGAGACAAGACTGAGAAATGCTCTTGTCACACAAGATGACTACTTCAAG GACAAAAGAGTACATCACTTTAGAAGAAGTAGGGCTGTGCTTAAATCCGTTTGA
- the DAZL gene encoding deleted in azoospermia-like isoform X2: MSAANPETPNSTISREASTQSSSATASQGYVLPEGKIMPNTVFVGGIDVRMDETEIRSFFARYGSVKEVKIITDRTGVSKGYGFVSFYNDVDVQKIVESQINFHGKKLKLGPAIRKQNLCAYHVQPRPLVFNPPPAPQFHSVWSNPNTETYMQPPAMMNPITQYVQAYPPYPNSPVQLITGYQLPIYNYQVPPQWPAGEQRSYVIPPAYTAVNYHCSEVDPGAEVLQTECSVHEVTQSSGNGQQKKSVDRSIQTVVSCLFNPETRLRNALVTQDDYFKDKRVHHFRRSRAVLKSV, from the exons ATG TCTGCTGCAAATCCTGAGACCCCAAACTCAACCATCTCAAGAGAAGCCAGCACCCAATCATCATCAGCCACGGCCAGCCAAGGATATGTTTTACCAGAAGGCAAAATCATGCCAAATACAGTCTTTGTTGGTGGAATTGATGTTAGG ATGGATGAAACAGAAATTAGAAGCTTCTTTGCTAGATATGGTTCGGTGAAAGAAGTGAAGATAATCACTGATCGAACTGGTGTGTCCAAAGG CTATGGATTTGTTTCGTTTTATAATGATGTGGATGTGCAGAAAATAGTAGAA tcaCAGATAAATTTCCATGGTAAAAAGTTGAAACTGGGACCGGCAATCAGGAAACAAAATTTAT gtgcCTATCACGTGCAGCCACGTCCTTTGGTTTTTAACCCTCCACCTGCACCACAGTTTCATAGTGTCTGGAGTAATCCAAACACAGAGACATATATGCAGCCTCCAGCTATGATGAACCCCATCACTCAGTATGTCCAG GCATATCCTCCTTACCCCAATTCACCCGTCCAACTCATCACTGGATATCAGCTGCCTATATATAACTatcag gtaCCTCCACAGTGGCCTGCTGGGGAACAAAGGAGTTATGTAATACCTCCG gCTTATACAGCTGTGAATTATCACTGCAGTGAAGTGGACCCAGGAGCTGAAGTCCTGCAGACAGAGTGCTCTGTCCATGAGGTCACACAGTCCTCCGGGAATGGCCAGCAAAAG AAATCTGTGGACCGAAGCATACAGACAGTGGTATCCTGTTTGTTTAATCCAGAGACAAGACTGAGAAATGCTCTTGTCACACAAGATGACTACTTCAAG GACAAAAGAGTACATCACTTTAGAAGAAGTAGGGCTGTGCTTAAATCCGTTTGA